A stretch of Helicobacter pylori DNA encodes these proteins:
- a CDS encoding YbhB/YbcL family Raf kinase inhibitor-like protein yields MCFYDHATIKENDFKEKGLKMKTFEVMIQTDSEGYLDAKFGGNAPRGFLNPNGLPTYSPKISWQKVEGAKSYALELIDHDAQKVCGMPFVHWVVGNISYNVLEENASMMDKRITQGVNSLTQGFIRSPLNESEKQRSNLNNSVYIGPMPPNGDHHYLIQVYALDIPKLELKAPFFLGDLHDKMRNHIIAIGRKEFLYKQFVRK; encoded by the coding sequence ATGTGTTTTTATGATCATGCTACAATAAAGGAAAATGATTTCAAAGAAAAAGGGCTTAAAATGAAAACTTTTGAAGTGATGATTCAAACCGATTCAGAAGGGTATTTGGACGCTAAATTTGGTGGCAACGCCCCTAGAGGGTTTCTTAACCCAAACGGCTTACCCACTTATTCGCCTAAAATCTCATGGCAAAAAGTGGAAGGCGCTAAAAGCTACGCTTTAGAATTAATAGATCATGATGCACAAAAAGTGTGCGGCATGCCGTTTGTCCATTGGGTCGTGGGCAATATTTCTTACAATGTCTTAGAAGAAAACGCTTCCATGATGGATAAAAGGATTACTCAAGGGGTCAATTCGCTCACTCAAGGCTTTATCCGTTCACCGCTCAATGAAAGCGAAAAACAACGCTCCAATCTCAATAACAGCGTCTATATCGGCCCCATGCCTCCTAATGGTGATCACCATTACCTCATTCAAGTGTATGCTCTAGACATTCCTAAACTAGAATTAAAAGCCCCTTTTTTCTTAGGCGATTTGCATGACAAAATGCGCAACCATATCATCGCCATAGGGAGAAAGGAATTTTTATACAAGCAGTTTGTAAGGAAATAG
- a CDS encoding beta-1,4-N-acetylgalactosamyltransferase, with translation MEGGHLEDRVIHPTLTLPNPTHSGYFDYDKKSQNPKSPLNPWAFIRVKNEIVTLEESLFSMLPAIQRGVIGSNDCDDGSKEVILEFCKKFPSFIPISYPYEVMLKDCPSLWHQLYHYCNYTLSFIPKNEWVVKIDCDHIYDAKKLYESFYIPKSIKEVVMYSRINFVVRDFEVFVRNDGDFGFLDAWGDHWLLYNDCEPFEIWRYNDESYEVLKLKDKHHIKDKEMVQWHFPLAKKRRNAIVYDDLIPLKEFKKHHADLIGTRIEESMPDEKRILEVYQKFRLP, from the coding sequence ATGGAGGGGGGGCATTTAGAAGATAGGGTTATCCATCCCACTTTAACTTTACCCAATCCCACGCATTCGGGTTATTTTGACTATGATAAAAAAAGTCAAAACCCTAAAAGCCCTCTAAACCCATGGGCTTTTATTAGAGTCAAAAATGAAATCGTTACTTTAGAAGAGAGTTTGTTTTCTATGCTTCCTGCCATTCAAAGGGGGGTCATTGGTTCTAATGATTGCGATGATGGCTCTAAAGAAGTGATTTTAGAGTTTTGTAAAAAGTTCCCCTCGTTTATCCCTATCAGCTATCCTTATGAAGTCATGCTAAAGGATTGCCCGAGTTTGTGGCACCAACTTTATCATTACTGTAATTATACGCTTTCTTTTATCCCTAAAAATGAGTGGGTAGTCAAAATTGATTGCGATCATATTTATGACGCTAAAAAACTTTATGAAAGTTTTTATATCCCTAAGAGCATTAAAGAGGTTGTGATGTATTCGCGCATTAATTTTGTGGTGCGAGATTTTGAAGTGTTTGTTCGTAATGATGGGGATTTTGGGTTTTTAGACGCATGGGGGGATCATTGGTTATTGTATAACGATTGCGAGCCTTTTGAAATTTGGCGCTACAATGATGAAAGTTATGAAGTCCTAAAACTTAAAGACAAACACCACATTAAAGATAAGGAAATGGTGCAATGGCACTTCCCTTTGGCTAAAAAGAGACGAAACGCTATCGTTTATGATGATTTGATCCCTTTAAAAGAATTTAAAAAACACCATGCCGATTTGATAGGCACAAGGATTGAAGAAAGCATGCCAGATGAAAAGAGGATTTTAGAGGTATATCAAAAATTCCGCTTGCCTTAA
- the dxr gene encoding 1-deoxy-D-xylulose-5-phosphate reductoisomerase produces the protein MVVLGSTGSIGKNALKIAKKFGVKIEALSCGKNIALINEQIQIFKPKKVAILDPNDLNGLEPLGAEVFVGLDGIDAMIEECVSNLVLNAIVGVAGLKASFKSLQRNKKLALANKESLVSAGHLLDISQITPVDSEHFGLWALLQNKTLKPKSLIISASGGAFRDTPLEFIPIQNAQNALKHPNWSMGSKITIDSASMVNKLFEILETYWLFGASLKIDALIERSSIVHALVEFEDNSVIAHLASTDMKLSISYAINPKLASLSASIKPLDLYALNAIKFEPISMERYALWRYKDLLLENPKLGVVLNASNEVAMKKFLNQEIAFGGLIKTISQALELYAKKSFKLSNLDEVLELDKEVRERFKSVAGV, from the coding sequence ATGGTTGTTTTAGGAAGCACCGGCTCTATTGGGAAAAACGCCCTTAAAATCGCAAAAAAATTTGGCGTAAAAATAGAAGCCTTAAGCTGTGGGAAAAATATCGCTTTAATCAATGAGCAAATCCAAATTTTCAAACCCAAAAAAGTGGCGATCTTAGATCCTAATGATTTGAATGGTTTAGAGCCTTTGGGTGCGGAAGTGTTTGTGGGGTTAGACGGCATTGATGCGATGATAGAGGAGTGCGTTTCCAATTTAGTCCTTAACGCTATTGTGGGCGTGGCAGGATTGAAAGCGAGCTTTAAAAGCTTACAAAGGAACAAAAAACTGGCCCTAGCGAATAAAGAGAGCTTAGTGAGCGCGGGGCATTTATTAGACATTTCACAAATCACGCCCGTTGATAGCGAGCATTTTGGTTTGTGGGCGTTGTTGCAAAACAAGACTTTAAAGCCTAAATCTTTAATCATTAGCGCGAGTGGGGGGGCTTTCAGGGACACGCCTTTAGAATTTATTCCTATTCAAAACGCGCAAAACGCGCTCAAGCACCCTAATTGGAGCATGGGATCTAAAATCACCATTGATTCAGCGAGCATGGTCAATAAGCTTTTTGAAATCCTAGAAACCTACTGGCTTTTTGGTGCGTCTTTAAAGATTGATGCGCTGATTGAAAGAAGCTCTATCGTGCATGCTTTGGTGGAGTTTGAAGACAATTCTGTCATCGCGCATTTAGCGAGCACGGACATGAAACTATCCATAAGCTATGCCATTAACCCTAAATTAGCTTCCTTGAGTGCTTCCATTAAGCCCTTAGATTTATACGCTTTAAACGCGATTAAATTTGAACCCATTAGCATGGAGCGCTACGCTTTGTGGCGTTATAAAGATTTGTTGTTGGAAAACCCAAAGCTTGGCGTGGTGCTGAATGCGAGCAATGAAGTGGCGATGAAGAAGTTTTTAAATCAAGAAATCGCCTTTGGTGGCCTTATCAAAACCATTTCTCAAGCCTTAGAATTGTATGCTAAAAAATCTTTCAAGCTTTCTAATTTAGATGAAGTGCTAGAATTAGACAAAGAAGTTAGGGAGCGTTTTAAAAGTGTAGCGGGAGTGTAG
- a CDS encoding phosphatidate cytidylyltransferase: MKEELFKEKSRYITGVVLIVVAGLILYADNLLLFWAVLGGIYAVGFFEALRLFQVKASFSLYLILVLSWVAAYFNGHPVECALISAMVMASVIAYQKAHHSEAILPFLYPGVGFFALFGVYKDFGAVAIIWLLVVVVASDVGAFFGGKLLGKTPFTPTSPNKTLEGALIGVVLASVLGSFVGMGKLSGGFLMALLFSFLIALMAVFGDLYESYLKRKAGIKDSGKILPGHGGVLDRLDSMLFGALSLHVLLYFLEVWKETAVFLGD, from the coding sequence GTGAAAGAAGAGTTATTTAAAGAAAAGTCTCGTTACATTACAGGGGTTGTTTTAATCGTTGTGGCGGGCTTGATTTTGTATGCGGACAATTTGTTGTTGTTTTGGGCTGTTTTGGGGGGGATTTATGCGGTAGGGTTTTTTGAAGCGTTAAGGTTGTTCCAGGTCAAAGCGAGCTTTAGCTTGTATCTTATTTTAGTGTTGTCATGGGTGGCGGCGTATTTTAACGGGCATCCTGTAGAATGCGCTCTTATCAGTGCGATGGTCATGGCTAGTGTTATCGCTTATCAAAAAGCGCACCATAGCGAAGCCATTTTACCCTTTTTGTATCCGGGCGTTGGGTTTTTTGCGCTTTTTGGGGTTTATAAGGATTTTGGCGCAGTAGCGATCATTTGGCTTTTAGTCGTGGTGGTTGCAAGCGATGTGGGGGCGTTTTTTGGAGGCAAGCTTTTAGGCAAAACCCCTTTCACGCCCACTTCGCCGAATAAGACTTTAGAGGGCGCGTTGATTGGCGTTGTTTTGGCGAGCGTTTTGGGATCGTTTGTGGGCATGGGGAAATTGAGCGGAGGCTTTCTTATGGCGCTTCTATTTAGTTTTTTAATCGCGCTTATGGCGGTGTTTGGGGATTTGTATGAAAGCTATTTGAAAAGAAAGGCCGGGATCAAAGATAGCGGTAAGATTTTACCCGGGCATGGGGGCGTTTTAGACCGACTGGATTCCATGCTTTTTGGGGCTTTAAGCTTGCATGTGTTGTTGTATTTTTTAGAAGTTTGGAAAGAGACGGCGGTGTTTTTAGGGGATTGA
- a CDS encoding SLC13 family permease, protein MENHSHANTHTDTRADDKSTKIVRLLGLIGGALIALVICYALNVQMPHIVEEIPKLSSLNYKAMPVVAGVAVLMGIWWMTEAIDLPATALLPLVLFSAFSVDQFAHISSSYASPIIFLFMGGFILALSMQKWNLHTRIALSIILLVGTSPRRLILGFMIATGFLSMWVSNTATAVMMFPVGMSVLQLVAKLVGKENASNAFYQKEEITKAHGGIMGNIVHKGKDIAQVIQEKTTIYRTNFSICLMLGIAYSASIGSLGTLIGTPPNALLAGYMKTAFNIEIDFAQWMVFGTPLAFIMLILSWLLLTYVIFPLKIKEIPGGKEVVRLELNKLGRLSQAEISVGIIFILASLGWIFLDTILKSWGIKIDKIDSVIAMGVSVLLFILPANNQGDRLIDWGVAKKLPWDVLLLFGGGLALSAQFSKTGLSLWIGHLVSGFSHLPILFIIVMVTLMVIFLTEITSNTATAAAFLPVIGGVAMGMGYENHQSLLLTIPVALSATCAFMLPVATPPNAIAYGSGYVKITDMIKAGLWLNLVGVVLISAFSYFLVSLIFN, encoded by the coding sequence ATGGAAAATCATTCGCATGCCAATACGCATACCGATACACGCGCCGATGATAAAAGCACTAAGATCGTGCGCTTGTTGGGGTTAATAGGGGGAGCGTTAATCGCACTTGTTATCTGTTATGCGCTTAATGTTCAAATGCCTCATATTGTAGAAGAAATCCCCAAGCTCAGTTCTTTGAATTATAAGGCGATGCCTGTTGTGGCGGGGGTGGCTGTTTTAATGGGGATATGGTGGATGACTGAAGCCATTGACCTGCCTGCAACCGCGCTTTTACCTTTGGTGCTTTTTAGCGCCTTTAGCGTGGATCAATTCGCTCATATCAGCTCTTCTTACGCATCGCCGATTATCTTTCTTTTTATGGGAGGGTTTATTTTAGCTTTAAGCATGCAAAAATGGAACTTGCACACGCGCATCGCTTTAAGCATTATTTTATTGGTAGGCACAAGCCCTAGGAGGTTGATTCTAGGTTTCATGATAGCCACAGGCTTTCTGTCTATGTGGGTGAGTAATACCGCAACGGCGGTGATGATGTTTCCTGTTGGCATGAGCGTTTTGCAATTAGTCGCTAAACTGGTGGGTAAAGAAAACGCCTCTAATGCATTCTACCAAAAAGAAGAAATCACCAAAGCGCATGGGGGTATTATGGGAAATATCGTGCATAAGGGTAAGGACATCGCTCAAGTGATTCAAGAAAAGACGACTATCTATCGCACGAATTTTAGCATTTGCTTGATGCTTGGCATCGCTTATTCGGCTTCTATTGGCTCTTTAGGCACTTTGATTGGCACGCCGCCTAACGCTTTATTAGCCGGCTATATGAAAACCGCTTTCAATATTGAAATTGATTTCGCTCAGTGGATGGTGTTTGGGACGCCGTTAGCCTTCATCATGCTCATTTTATCGTGGCTCTTGCTCACTTATGTGATTTTCCCTTTAAAGATTAAAGAAATCCCAGGGGGTAAGGAAGTCGTTAGATTAGAGTTAAACAAACTAGGCCGTTTGAGTCAAGCGGAAATCTCGGTGGGGATTATTTTTATCTTAGCGTCTTTAGGGTGGATTTTTTTAGACACGATTTTAAAATCTTGGGGCATTAAGATAGATAAGATTGATTCCGTGATCGCTATGGGGGTTTCTGTGCTTTTATTTATTTTGCCCGCTAACAATCAGGGCGATAGGCTCATTGATTGGGGTGTTGCTAAAAAACTCCCTTGGGATGTGCTGCTTTTATTTGGTGGCGGGTTAGCTTTGAGCGCGCAATTTTCTAAAACCGGGTTGAGTTTGTGGATCGGGCATTTGGTTTCTGGCTTTTCGCATTTACCGATTTTATTCATCATTGTCATGGTTACTTTAATGGTCATCTTCTTAACCGAAATCACTTCTAACACCGCCACCGCTGCGGCGTTTTTGCCGGTGATTGGAGGGGTGGCGATGGGCATGGGTTATGAAAACCACCAAAGCTTGTTATTGACTATTCCTGTGGCCTTGAGCGCGACTTGCGCGTTCATGCTCCCTGTGGCCACCCCACCCAATGCGATAGCTTATGGCTCTGGGTATGTTAAAATAACGGACATGATTAAAGCCGGCTTGTGGCTTAATTTAGTGGGCGTTGTTTTGATTAGCGCGTTTAGCTATTTTTTAGTTTCGTTAATATTTAATTGA
- the mnmG gene encoding tRNA uridine-5-carboxymethylaminomethyl(34) synthesis enzyme MnmG translates to MVKESDILVVGGGHAGIEASLIAAKMGARVHLITMLIDTIGLASCNPAIGGLGKGHLTKEVDVLGGAMGIITDHSGLQYRVLNASKGPAVRGTRAQIDMDTYRIFARNLVLNTPNLSVSQEMTESLIIKNDEVVGVTTNINNTYRAKKVIITTGTFLKGVVHIGEHQNQNGRFGENASNSLALNLRELGFKVDRLKTGTCPRVAGNSIDFEGLEEHFGDANPPYFSYKTKDFNPTQLSCFITYTNPITHQIIRDNFHRAPLFSGQIEGIGPRYCPSIEDKINRFSEKERHQLFLEPQTIHKSEYYINGLSTSLPLDVQEKVIHSIKGLENALITRYGYAIEYDFIQPTELTHALETKKIKGLYLAGQINGTTGYEEAAAQGLMAGINAALALKNQAPFILKRNEAYIGVLIDDLVTKGTNEPYRMFTSRAEYRLLLREDNTLFRLGEHAYRLGLMEQDFYKELKKDKQEIQDNLKRLKECVLTPSKEVLKRLNELDENPINDKVDGVSLLARDSFNLEKMRSFFSFLAPLNERVLEQIKIECKYNIYIEKQHENIAKMDSMLKVSIPKDFVFKGIPGLSLEAVEKLEKFRPKSLFEASEISGITPANLDVLHLYIHLRKNS, encoded by the coding sequence GTGGTAAAAGAAAGTGATATTTTAGTGGTTGGTGGAGGGCATGCAGGCATTGAAGCGAGCTTGATTGCGGCTAAAATGGGGGCTAGAGTGCATTTAATCACCATGCTCATAGACACGATCGGTTTAGCGAGCTGTAATCCAGCCATTGGGGGCTTGGGTAAAGGGCATTTGACTAAAGAAGTGGATGTTTTAGGGGGGGCTATGGGGATTATTACGGATCATAGCGGTTTGCAATATCGTGTGTTAAACGCTTCTAAAGGGCCGGCGGTTAGGGGGACTAGAGCGCAAATTGATATGGACACTTACCGCATTTTTGCAAGAAATCTTGTTTTAAACACCCCTAATTTGAGCGTCTCTCAAGAAATGACCGAAAGTTTAATCATTAAAAACGATGAGGTAGTGGGCGTAACCACAAACATTAACAACACTTATAGAGCTAAAAAAGTGATCATCACCACAGGCACTTTTTTAAAAGGGGTGGTGCATATTGGCGAGCACCAAAACCAAAACGGGCGCTTTGGGGAAAACGCTTCCAATTCTTTAGCCTTGAATTTAAGGGAACTTGGCTTTAAGGTGGATCGCCTAAAAACCGGCACTTGCCCAAGAGTGGCGGGCAATAGCATTGATTTTGAAGGCTTAGAAGAGCATTTTGGGGATGCAAACCCTCCCTATTTCAGCTATAAAACCAAAGATTTTAACCCCACCCAACTCTCATGTTTTATCACTTACACTAACCCCATTACCCACCAAATCATTAGGGATAATTTCCACCGAGCCCCCCTATTTAGCGGTCAAATTGAAGGCATAGGCCCAAGGTATTGCCCTAGCATTGAAGATAAAATCAACCGCTTTAGCGAAAAAGAACGCCACCAGCTGTTTTTAGAGCCTCAAACCATTCACAAAAGCGAATATTATATCAACGGCTTAAGCACCTCTTTGCCCCTAGATGTGCAAGAAAAGGTCATTCACTCTATCAAAGGCTTAGAAAACGCTCTCATCACGCGCTATGGCTATGCGATAGAGTATGATTTTATCCAGCCCACGGAATTGACCCACGCTTTAGAAACCAAAAAAATCAAAGGGCTTTATTTAGCCGGGCAAATCAATGGGACTACCGGCTATGAAGAAGCGGCGGCTCAAGGGCTTATGGCTGGGATTAATGCGGCATTAGCCCTAAAGAATCAAGCCCCCTTTATTTTAAAGCGCAATGAAGCTTATATCGGCGTTTTGATTGATGATTTGGTCACTAAAGGCACGAATGAGCCTTACAGAATGTTTACCAGCCGGGCCGAATACCGCTTGCTTTTAAGAGAAGACAACACGCTTTTTAGGTTGGGCGAACATGCCTATCGTTTAGGGCTTATGGAACAGGATTTTTATAAGGAATTAAAAAAAGATAAACAAGAGATACAAGACAATCTCAAACGCCTTAAAGAATGCGTGCTTACCCCTAGTAAAGAAGTATTAAAACGCTTGAATGAATTAGATGAAAACCCTATCAATGACAAGGTTGATGGCGTTAGTTTGTTAGCGCGCGATAGTTTTAATTTAGAAAAAATGCGCTCCTTTTTTAGCTTTTTAGCCCCTTTGAATGAGCGGGTTTTAGAGCAGATTAAAATTGAATGCAAGTATAATATTTATATTGAAAAACAACACGAAAATATCGCTAAAATGGACAGCATGCTCAAGGTTTCTATCCCTAAAGATTTTGTGTTTAAAGGCATTCCAGGCCTTAGCTTAGAAGCGGTAGAAAAATTAGAAAAATTCCGCCCCAAAAGCCTTTTTGAAGCCTCAGAAATCAGCGGGATCACCCCGGCGAATTTAGACGTTTTGCATTTATACATCCATTTGCGAAAAAACTCTTAA
- the dapE gene encoding succinyl-diaminopimelate desuccinylase, translating into MNALEITQKLISYPTITPKECGIFEYIKSLFPAFKTLECEENGVKNLFLYRIFNPPKEHAKEKHIKEKHIKEKHIKENVKPLHFSFAGHIDVVPPGNNWQNDPFKPIIKEGFLYGRGAQDMKGGVGAFLSASLNFNPKTPFLLSMLLTSDEEGPGIFGTKLMLEKLKEKDLLPHMAIVAEPTCEKVLGDSIKIGRRGSINGKLILKGVQGHVAYPQKCQNPIDALASVLPLISGVHLDNGDEHFDPSKLVITNLHAGLGANNVTPGSVEITFNARHSLKTTKESLKEYLEKVLKDLPHTLELESSSSPFITASHSKLTSVLKESILKTCRTTPLLNTKGGTSDARFFSAHGIEVVEFGAINDRIHAIDERVSLKELELLEKVFLGVLEGLSEK; encoded by the coding sequence ATGAACGCTTTAGAAATCACCCAAAAACTCATCAGCTACCCCACCATTACGCCTAAAGAATGCGGTATTTTTGAATACATTAAATCGCTTTTTCCTGCTTTTAAAACCCTAGAATGTGAGGAAAATGGCGTGAAAAACCTTTTTTTATACCGCATTTTTAACCCCCCCAAAGAGCATGCAAAAGAAAAACATATAAAAGAAAAACATATAAAAGAAAAACATATAAAAGAAAATGTTAAGCCCTTGCATTTTTCTTTTGCAGGGCATATTGATGTCGTGCCTCCTGGAAACAATTGGCAAAACGATCCCTTTAAACCCATCATTAAAGAGGGGTTTTTATACGGCCGTGGGGCGCAAGACATGAAAGGGGGCGTGGGGGCGTTTTTGAGCGCGAGTTTAAATTTTAACCCTAAAACCCCTTTTTTGCTTTCTATGTTACTCACAAGCGATGAAGAAGGACCAGGGATTTTTGGCACAAAACTCATGTTAGAAAAACTCAAAGAAAAAGATTTACTCCCTCACATGGCGATTGTGGCTGAACCCACTTGCGAAAAAGTCCTAGGCGATAGCATCAAAATTGGCCGAAGAGGCTCTATTAATGGCAAACTCATTTTAAAAGGCGTTCAAGGGCATGTGGCTTACCCACAAAAATGCCAAAACCCCATTGATGCACTCGCTTCTGTTTTGCCTTTGATTTCAGGAGTTCATTTAGACAATGGCGATGAGCATTTTGACCCTTCAAAACTAGTCATCACTAACTTGCATGCAGGGTTAGGGGCTAATAACGTGACTCCAGGGAGCGTAGAAATTACCTTTAATGCGCGCCATTCTTTAAAAACCACCAAAGAGAGTTTGAAAGAATATTTAGAAAAAGTTTTAAAAGATTTGCCTCACACTTTAGAATTAGAGTCAAGCAGTTCGCCTTTCATCACGGCTTCTCATTCAAAGCTTACTAGCGTTTTAAAAGAAAGTATTTTAAAGACATGCCGCACCACCCCCCTTTTAAACACCAAAGGCGGCACGAGCGATGCGCGATTTTTTAGCGCTCATGGTATAGAAGTGGTGGAATTTGGCGCCATTAATGACAGGATCCATGCCATTGATGAAAGGGTTAGCTTGAAGGAATTAGAGCTTTTAGAAAAAGTGTTTTTAGGGGTTTTAGAGGGCTTGAGTGAAAAATAG
- the hcpA gene encoding Sel1-like repeat protein HcpA codes for MLGSVKKTLFGVLCLGTLCLRWLMAEPDAKELVNLGIESVKKQDFAQAKAHFEKACELKEGFGCVFLGAFYEEGKGVGKDLKKAIQFYTKGCELNDGYGCRLLGNLYYNGQGVSKDAKKASQYYSKSCELNHAEGCTVLGSLHHYGVGTPKDLRKALDLYEKACDLKDSPGCINAGYMYGVAKNFKEAIVRYSKACELKDGRGCYNLGVMQYNAQGTAKDEKQAVENFKKGCKSSVKEACDALKELKIEL; via the coding sequence ATGCTAGGGAGTGTTAAAAAAACCCTTTTTGGGGTCTTGTGTTTGGGCACGTTGTGTTTGAGATGGTTAATGGCAGAGCCAGACGCTAAAGAACTTGTTAATTTAGGTATAGAAAGCGTGAAGAAACAAGATTTCGCTCAAGCTAAAGCGCATTTTGAAAAAGCGTGTGAGTTAAAAGAGGGTTTTGGGTGTGTTTTTTTAGGGGCGTTTTATGAAGAAGGGAAAGGAGTGGGAAAAGACTTGAAAAAAGCCATTCAATTTTACACTAAAGGTTGTGAATTAAATGATGGTTATGGGTGTCGCCTACTAGGAAATTTATACTATAACGGACAAGGCGTTTCTAAAGATGCCAAAAAAGCCTCACAATATTACTCTAAATCTTGTGAATTGAACCATGCTGAAGGGTGTACGGTATTGGGAAGCCTACACCATTATGGCGTAGGCACGCCTAAGGATTTAAGAAAGGCTCTTGATTTGTATGAAAAAGCTTGCGATTTAAAAGACAGCCCAGGGTGTATTAATGCAGGATACATGTATGGTGTGGCAAAGAATTTTAAGGAGGCTATCGTTCGTTATTCTAAAGCATGCGAATTAAAAGATGGTAGGGGGTGTTATAATTTAGGGGTTATGCAATACAACGCCCAAGGCACAGCAAAGGACGAAAAGCAAGCGGTAGAAAACTTTAAAAAAGGTTGCAAATCAAGCGTTAAAGAAGCATGCGACGCTCTCAAGGAATTAAAAATAGAACTTTAG
- the htpG gene encoding molecular chaperone HtpG, translating to MSNQEYTFQTEINQLLDLMIHSLYSNKEIFLRELISNASDALDKLNYLMLTDEKLKGLNTTPSIHLSFDSQKKTLTIKDNGIGMDKNDLIEHLGTIAKSGTKSFLSALSGDKKKDSALIGQFGVGFYSAFMVASKIVVQTKKVTSEQAYAWVSDGKGKFEISECVKEEQGTEITLFLKDEDSHFASRWEIDSVVKKYSEHIPFPIFLTYTDTKFEGEGDNKKEVKEEKCEQINQASALWKMNKSELKDKDYKDFYQSFAHDNSEPLSYIHNKVEGSLEYTTLFYIPSKAPFDLFRVDYKSGVKLYVKRVFITDDDKELLPSYLRFVKGVIDSEDLPLNVSREILQQNKILANIRSASVKKILSEIERLSKDEKNYHKFYEPFGKVLKEGLYGDFENKEKLLELLRFYSKDKGELISLKEYKENLKENQKSIYYLLGENLDLLKASPILEKYAQKGYDVLLLSDEIDAFVMPGVNEYDKTPFRDASHSESLKELGLEEIHDEVKDQFKDLMKAFEENLKDEIKGVELSNHLTSAVALIGDEPNAMMANWMRQMGQSVPESKKTLELNPNHAILQKLLKCEDKEQLSAFIWLLYDGAKLLEKGVLKDAKSFNERLNSVLLKAL from the coding sequence ATGTCTAATCAAGAATACACCTTTCAAACTGAAATCAACCAGCTTTTGGATTTGATGATCCACTCTTTGTATTCCAATAAAGAGATTTTTTTAAGGGAGTTGATTTCTAACGCGAGCGACGCTTTGGATAAACTGAATTATTTGATGCTAACCGATGAGAAATTAAAAGGACTCAATACCACGCCTAGCATTCATTTGAGTTTTGATAGCCAGAAAAAAACCTTAACGATTAAAGATAATGGTATAGGCATGGATAAAAACGATCTCATTGAGCATCTAGGCACGATCGCTAAATCAGGCACGAAGAGTTTTTTGAGCGCTTTGAGTGGGGATAAGAAAAAAGATAGTGCACTGATTGGCCAGTTTGGTGTGGGCTTTTATTCGGCGTTCATGGTAGCGAGTAAGATTGTCGTTCAAACCAAAAAAGTTACCAGCGAGCAAGCTTATGCATGGGTGAGCGATGGTAAGGGCAAGTTTGAAATCAGCGAATGCGTCAAAGAGGAGCAAGGCACAGAAATCACCCTCTTTTTAAAAGATGAAGATTCTCATTTTGCGAGCCGTTGGGAGATTGATAGCGTTGTTAAAAAGTATTCTGAGCATATCCCTTTTCCTATTTTTTTAACTTACACCGATACGAAATTTGAGGGCGAAGGGGATAATAAAAAAGAAGTTAAAGAAGAAAAATGCGAGCAAATCAATCAAGCGAGCGCTTTATGGAAAATGAATAAGAGCGAGTTGAAAGACAAGGATTACAAAGACTTTTACCAATCGTTTGCGCATGACAACAGCGAGCCTTTGAGCTATATCCATAATAAAGTGGAAGGCTCTTTAGAATACACAACGCTTTTTTACATCCCTAGCAAAGCACCCTTTGATTTGTTTAGGGTGGATTATAAAAGCGGGGTCAAACTTTATGTTAAAAGGGTGTTTATCACTGATGATGACAAAGAATTGTTGCCGTCTTATTTGAGGTTTGTTAAAGGCGTGATTGACAGCGAAGATTTGCCCTTGAATGTGAGCCGTGAAATCTTACAGCAGAATAAGATTTTAGCCAATATCCGTTCGGCTTCAGTGAAAAAGATTTTAAGCGAGATTGAACGCTTGAGCAAGGATGAAAAAAATTACCATAAATTCTATGAGCCTTTCGGGAAAGTGTTAAAAGAAGGCTTGTATGGGGATTTTGAAAACAAAGAAAAACTTTTAGAATTGTTAAGATTCTATTCTAAAGACAAAGGAGAATTGATTTCTTTAAAAGAATACAAAGAAAATTTAAAAGAAAATCAAAAAAGCATTTACTACCTTTTAGGCGAAAATTTAGACTTATTAAAAGCGTCCCCCATTTTGGAAAAATACGCTCAAAAAGGCTATGATGTTTTGTTATTGAGCGATGAAATTGATGCGTTTGTGATGCCAGGCGTGAATGAATACGATAAAACGCCCTTTAGAGACGCTAGCCATAGCGAGAGTTTGAAAGAGCTTGGTTTGGAAGAAATCCATGATGAGGTAAAAGATCAGTTTAAAGATTTGATGAAAGCGTTTGAAGAAAATCTTAAAGATGAGATTAAAGGCGTAGAGCTTTCTAATCATCTCACTTCAGCGGTGGCTTTAATAGGCGATGAACCAAATGCGATGATGGCTAATTGGATGCGCCAAATGGGCCAAAGCGTGCCTGAAAGCAAGAAAACTTTAGAATTAAACCCTAACCATGCGATTTTGCAAAAACTCTTAAAATGCGAAGATAAAGAGCAGTTGAGCGCTTTTATCTGGTTGCTTTATGATGGGGCGAAGCTTTTAGAAAAAGGGGTTTTGAAAGACGCTAAAAGTTTTAATGAGCGTTTAAATAGCGTGCTATTAAAGGCGTTGTAG